One segment of Nomia melanderi isolate GNS246 chromosome 10, iyNomMela1, whole genome shotgun sequence DNA contains the following:
- the LOC116429649 gene encoding chymotrypsin-2-like has protein sequence MALALVSLFAVLAVANAGVLFNFDPRVVDGEDAKPGEIPYQVSLQTIKKRLHFCGGSILNSNYVLTAAHCLLFETADNIQVIAGTVDVDDRVSVHKVEKMIVHEKFSMEDSFINDIALLKVKTPFSISPRVSTVPLPKMSDVIPADTPAIVSGWGALAVNGPAPKKLQKALIFITEQKICKNAYIPMNMTVHDSHICANYPPGEKGACNGDSGGPLTVNGKIVGIVSWSYWCALPNYPTVYTRVTSFLDWIQEHAV, from the exons ATGGCTCTAGCTTTGGTCTCGCTGTTTGCGGTGTTGGCGGTCGCTAATG CCGGGGTACTGTTCAACTTTGACCCACGAGTCGTAGATGGCGAAGATGCTAAACCGGGTGAAATTCCGTACCAG GTATCCCTTCAAACTATTAAGAAAAGACTACACTTCTGCGGCGGGTCAATCTTGAACTCAAACTATGTTCTCACGGCAGCTCACTGTCTCTTGTT tgaGACTGCCGACAATATTCAAGTCATTGCTGGGACTGTGGATGTGGATGATCGTGTGTCGGTGCACAAGGTCGAGAAAATGATCGTCCACGAAAAATTCAGCATGGAAGATTCCTTCATCAACGACATTGCTTTGCTTAAG GTGAAGACACCGTTCTCGATAAGTCCGCGTGTATCCACCGTTCCTCTGCCGAAAATGAGCGATGTAATTCCTGCTGACACGCCGGCAATAGTGTCAGGATGGGGTGCTCTCGCC GTCAACGGACCAGCCCCAAAGAAGCTCCAGAAGGCACTAATCTTCATAACCGAGCAAAAGATCTGCAAAAACGCGTACATACCTATGAACATGACCGTTCACGACTCGCACATCTGCGCTAACTATCCACCGGGAGAGAAGGGAGCATGCAAC GGTGACTCTGGCGGCCCTCTCACGGTAAATGGTAAGATTGTTGGTATCGTGTCCTGGTCGTACTGGTGCGCGCTTCCAAATTATCCCACTGTTTACACTCGAGTTACGTCTTTCTTGGATTGGATCCAGGAACATGCAGTTTAG